From the genome of Euzebya sp.:
CGTCGACCAGCCCCGTCACCGTCGACGGGATCCCGACCGACACGCCACAGGGGATCCGGGTGCGCGTCACCCCCAGGTGCTCGGCGAACGAGGTCATCGTCCCGCGCAGCCAGGCGTCCATCACGGCCGACTCGAGGGCCGCCTTGGCCATCCGGTGGCCCTGGACGTCGGCCAGGAGGCGCCCGACGTCGGACGGCTCGAGGGACTCCACGGCCAGCAGGCGGGGGGCCAGGTGCGCCGTCATGAGCGGGATCACCAGATCCGTGCTCTCCGATGAGTAGAGCGGCCAGGGCATCGTCGCGCACTCGCCCCACCCCTCACCCAGGTCGGTCAGCGCCCGGACGATGACGACGTCCCTGACGGACTGGCTGCCGAACGCCGTGGTGAACGGCGCCACGAGGGGCAGCTGCACGCGGCGCAGCTCCAGCCCCTCGAGCCTCACCCGACCTCCTCCGGTCGGGTCAGGAGGTACGTGCCGTCGCGTCGCATGGCCCGGACGACGTACCCGAGGGCCATCGCCTCGCCCATGGTCACCCTGACGGCCTGGCGCCACTCCTTCGCCCGGTTCGGGGTGACCGATCGCAGCCCGGCGATGTCGTCGGGCACGCCCACCGCGTACACCCGGGCCGACCCGTCGACGTCGATGCCCATGAGCGCCGGCCGGTCGAGCTCGTCGACGGCCAGCAGCCGCACCTCCCCACCGGGCACGGCAGCTCTCGGCTGCGCCTCGACCGGCCACCACACCGCCAGGCGGTCGGTCGCGTCGCCGGCGTTGACCGGGTCGTCCATGACCCCGTAGTGGTCGACGAGGTACCGGTGCGCGGTCGCGCCCAGCTTGGCCAGGTTGAACCACCCGTTGCGGGCGACCAGCGGGTCGAAGGTCCACGTGACGGCGGCCAGCCCCTGCGCGGCCGCCCACCGCCGCTGGTGGTGCTTCAACGCGGTGCCGATGCCCTGCCCCTCCTCGGTCACCCCCGTGATGTGGCTGTGCAGCACGTCCGCCCCGTCGACGTGACCGCGGAAGGCGACCGTGGTGCCGACCATCCGCCCGGCCCGGTACGCGCCGACGACGTACCCGCCGGCGTGCTGGATCGCACGGGAGAGGTTCGTCGGCATCCCCGACGCGTCACCCCAGATGGTGGCGATCAGGCGCGACGACTCGACGATCTCCGGCATCTCGGTGAGGTGCCGGATCACCAGGTCGGGTGCGGGGGGCTGGTCGCTCGTGCGCACGTGATCACCGTACCGGCCCGTGCCTCACAGCCAGTGCTTCGAGCGGAAGACCGCGTACAGCGACGCGCAGATCGCGACCATCACCCCGACCACGACGAAGTAGCCGTACTCGCTGCGCAGCTCGGGCATGTTCTCGAAGTTCATGCCGTAGACGCCCGCCACCAGCGTCGGCACCGCGGCGATGGCCACCCACGCGCTGATCTTGCGCATGTCCTCGTTCTGCTTGAGGGCGACGTCGGTCTGGTAGGCGGTCAGCACGCCGGTCAGCAGGTCGCTCAGCGCCTCCGCCCGGTCCGCGACGCGGAGGACGCGGTCGCGGAGGACCGACCACTCCGGCACGCCGTCGTCGGCGGCGACGGCGTGCCGGCCCGTCCCGAGCTCCTCGAGCGGGTCGAGCAGCGCCCCGACCGCCTGGTCGAAGTCGATCGCCTCGCGCTTCAGCAGGTAGATCCGCTGGGTCGCCCCGCCGGGGACGTGGTCGGCGAAGACGGTCCGCTCCATGACCTCGACGTCGGAGCGGAGGTCGCGGAGGACCTGCCGGTACCCCTCCACGACGTGGTGCAGCAGCACCCACGTGACGAACCCCGGTCCGCGGCTCAGCGCACCCTCCCGCGACTCGAGCTCGCGGCGGACCTCGTCCATCGGCGACGGCGTGCCCCGCGTGATCGTGATCATCATCTCGGGCAGCACCGCGATGGTCAGCGAGCCGATGTCCACCAGGTCGCGGTCCTGGTCGTAGCGGGCGACGCCTACGGACAGGACGAACCCCGACGGCTTGATCCGCTCGATCCCCGTCCGCGGCCTGGTGCGGCGGAGCGCGTCGGACAGCCAGGGCGGCAGGTGGAGGGTGCCCGACAGCCGGTCGCACTCCGCCTCGGAGGGATCGTGGAGGCTGATCCACGTCAGCCGGCCCGGCGACCGGGCGGCCAGCGCGGTCACGGGCGTGTCGGTGTCGGGCAGGGCGACCCCCGCTCGGTACGTGGCGCAGCCGGAGAGCATCGCCACATGATGGCGCGTCGCGTCCCCGGCCGATACCCCGGCGTTGATCAGCATCGGCGTTGACCAGCGTTGACCGGCTCCGACGAGGTCCGGTACGCTCCGTTCACCCTGCGAACGGCCGTTCGTAGTGCGAACGCAGCGGCGGTGTCGCGAGCGCACCGGCCGCCGCGGTGACGAGTCGGTGGCAGATGGAGTCGGTCCAGTCCTTCGAGCGCGGTCTGTCGGTGATCCGCAGCTTCGGCGCGGACGCCCCGCGCCAGACGCTGTCCGACGTCGCCCGCCGGACCGGGCTGAGCCGCGCCACCGCGCGGCGGCTGCTCCTCACCCTCGAGGGGGAGGGGTACGTCCGCCGCGAGGGGTCGACGTTCGAGCTGACCCCGCGGACCCTCGACCTCGGGTACGCCTACCTGTCGTCCCACACCCTGGCCGAGCTGGCCCAGCCGCACCTGCGGGACCTCAGCGCGAAGGTCAACGAGTCCACGTCCGTGGCGGTGCTCGACGGGTCCTCCGTGGTCTACGTCGCCCGCGTGCAGGCCAACCGCGTCATGACCGTCTCGATCGGCATCGGATCGCGCTTCCCCGCCTACCGCACGTCGCTCGGGCGGGCGCTGCTCGCCTGGCGGTCCCCGGGCGACGTCGCCGCGGTGTGGGAGGCGAGCGACCGCAGCCACCCGACCCGCCGGTCCGCGACGACCCTCGCCCAGCTCACCGAGCGCCTCGCCGAGGTCCGCGACCTCGGCTACGCGCTGGTCGACCAGGAGCTCGAGGAGGGCGTCCGCTCCGTCGCCGCGCCGATCCGCGACGCCGACGGCGACCCGACCGCCGCCGTGAACGTGTCCACGCACACCAGCCGGACCACGAAGGCCGAGGTCAGGTCCCAGGTCGTCCCCGCCCTGCTCGAGACCGCCGAGGCCATCAGCACCGCGATGACCGCCCACCGGATCTAGAGGAGCCACATCCCACATGCACACCCAGGTCGTGATCATCGGTGGCGGACCGGCGGGGTCGCTGCTCGCCCAGCTGCTCCACGCCGCCGGCATCGAGTCGGTGATCGTCGAGCGCCGCTCCACCGAGTACGTCCTCGGCCGCATCCGCGCCGGCGTGCTCGAGGACGCGAGCGCCCGCACCCTCACCGCCGCCGGGCTCGGCGAGCGGATGGCGGCCGAGGGCGACCCCCACGACGGCGTCGCGCTGGCCTACGGCGACCAGCGGGTCCGCATCGACTTCGCCGAGCTGGTCGGCCGCCGCGTCATGATCTGGGGGCAGACGGAGGTCCAGCGCGACCTCTACGACGCGCTGGGGTCCTGGGGCGCCACGCTGCTCGACTCCGTCGACGACGTCGCGATCCACGACGTGACCGGCGACCGCCCGAGGGTCACCTTCACCCGCGACGGCCAGGCCGAGGAGATCACCTGCGACTGGATCGCCGGCTGCGACGGCGCGCACGGCGTCAGCCAGGACGCCTTCCCCACCGACCTCCGGCGCACCTACGAGCGGAGCTACCCCTTCGGCTGGCTCGGCGTGCTGTCAGAGACCCCGCCGGTCAGCCCCGAGCTGATCTACGCCAGCCACGAGCGCGGGTTCGCGCTCTGCTCGATGCGCCACGCCATGCTCAGCCGCTACTACGTCCAGTGCGACCGCGACGACCGCGTCGAGGACTGGAGCGACGACCGGTTCTGGTCCGAGCTGACCCGCCGGCTGCCCGCCGACGACGCCGAGCGGCTGCAGACCGGCCCGTCGATCGAGAAGTCGATCACCCCGCTGCGCAGCTTCGTCGCCGAGCCGATGCGCCACGGCCGGCTGCTCGTCGCCGGGGACGCCGCCCACATCGTCCCGCCGACGGGGGCGAAGGGCCTCAACCTCGCGATCAGCGACGTCGTCCTCCTCGCCCAGGCGTTCGTCGACCACTACGCGCGCGGCGACGACGACGGCCTGGACGGCTACAGCGACCGGGCGCTGCGGCGGGTCTGGAAGGCGGTCCGGTTCAGCTGGTGGCTCACCACGCTGATGCACCGCTTCCCCAGCCGCGACGACTTCGACCGCAAGATCCAGCTGGCCGAGCTGGACCTGCTCG
Proteins encoded in this window:
- a CDS encoding IclR family transcriptional regulator C-terminal domain-containing protein, which encodes MESVQSFERGLSVIRSFGADAPRQTLSDVARRTGLSRATARRLLLTLEGEGYVRREGSTFELTPRTLDLGYAYLSSHTLAELAQPHLRDLSAKVNESTSVAVLDGSSVVYVARVQANRVMTVSIGIGSRFPAYRTSLGRALLAWRSPGDVAAVWEASDRSHPTRRSATTLAQLTERLAEVRDLGYALVDQELEEGVRSVAAPIRDADGDPTAAVNVSTHTSRTTKAEVRSQVVPALLETAEAISTAMTAHRI
- a CDS encoding GNAT family N-acetyltransferase; the encoded protein is MRTSDQPPAPDLVIRHLTEMPEIVESSRLIATIWGDASGMPTNLSRAIQHAGGYVVGAYRAGRMVGTTVAFRGHVDGADVLHSHITGVTEEGQGIGTALKHHQRRWAAAQGLAAVTWTFDPLVARNGWFNLAKLGATAHRYLVDHYGVMDDPVNAGDATDRLAVWWPVEAQPRAAVPGGEVRLLAVDELDRPALMGIDVDGSARVYAVGVPDDIAGLRSVTPNRAKEWRQAVRVTMGEAMALGYVVRAMRRDGTYLLTRPEEVG
- a CDS encoding magnesium and cobalt transport protein CorA — encoded protein: MLSGCATYRAGVALPDTDTPVTALAARSPGRLTWISLHDPSEAECDRLSGTLHLPPWLSDALRRTRPRTGIERIKPSGFVLSVGVARYDQDRDLVDIGSLTIAVLPEMMITITRGTPSPMDEVRRELESREGALSRGPGFVTWVLLHHVVEGYRQVLRDLRSDVEVMERTVFADHVPGGATQRIYLLKREAIDFDQAVGALLDPLEELGTGRHAVAADDGVPEWSVLRDRVLRVADRAEALSDLLTGVLTAYQTDVALKQNEDMRKISAWVAIAAVPTLVAGVYGMNFENMPELRSEYGYFVVVGVMVAICASLYAVFRSKHWL
- the pobA gene encoding 4-hydroxybenzoate 3-monooxygenase yields the protein MHTQVVIIGGGPAGSLLAQLLHAAGIESVIVERRSTEYVLGRIRAGVLEDASARTLTAAGLGERMAAEGDPHDGVALAYGDQRVRIDFAELVGRRVMIWGQTEVQRDLYDALGSWGATLLDSVDDVAIHDVTGDRPRVTFTRDGQAEEITCDWIAGCDGAHGVSQDAFPTDLRRTYERSYPFGWLGVLSETPPVSPELIYASHERGFALCSMRHAMLSRYYVQCDRDDRVEDWSDDRFWSELTRRLPADDAERLQTGPSIEKSITPLRSFVAEPMRHGRLLVAGDAAHIVPPTGAKGLNLAISDVVLLAQAFVDHYARGDDDGLDGYSDRALRRVWKAVRFSWWLTTLMHRFPSRDDFDRKIQLAELDLLATSAPARATFADNYTGLPLDLGEVG